TCATCGGGGAGGGCGAGTGCATTGGTGGTGAGGGCGGTCTTCGCGCCGGCGGCGCGGGCCTCCTCTATCAGCTCGGGGAGGTCGGGGTGCAGCGAGGGCTCCCCGCCGCAGTAGCGGATCTCTCTCGCTCCATGCCGGAGAAGCCAGCGCTGGCGGTACAGCAGGACCTCGCCAGGGGGGTCGCTTCCGGCAGGAGGTGCGAGGCAGAAATCGCACCGCGCATTGCACCTGCGGGTTACGCGGAAACAGAGTGCGGCGGGGAGCCTCTCCTTTTCTCTCATGGCTTTTCCTGTCTCGCAAGGTGGCGTAAAATAAGCCCTTTTATTCTGCCTTGATTGGCACTGTCCGGCAAAGATGCTAGAATTCTAAGGTAGCCATTGTGGCTTGCAACCAAGGAGAGACGGCAGCCAGACAGGAGGAAGGATTATGGCGAATGTCGGACGTGGTGGAGGTCATTCACCTGCTAACATAACAAAACATCTCAAAGGGATCGATTTCCCCGCCCAGAAGGAAGACCTGGTGAAGCATGCCCAACACCAGAAGGCGGAGGCGGTAGTCCTCGACGAAATCAAGAGGATGGACGACCGCGAGTACAACAGCATGGCGGATGTCATGAAAGCGTTTGGTAGCGAAAGAGGAGGTTCAGACGAAGGATCGTCCTCCAAAGGGTCGTCTTCCAAAGGATCGTCCTCGTCATCCTCAAAGGGGCGTTCTTCTTCGTCCAGCAAGAAGTAGCCACCTCAACAACCCGCTTCTGGCGGCAAAAGAAAAGGGCCTAAACCGGAAACCGGTTCGGGCCCTTTTCCATTTCATCTGCCGGCGCTCGCCCTACCTGGCATTCAGGGAAGCGAGTGCCTCGCGGATGAAGGAAAGATGGTAGCGCTCATCGGAGAGGTTCGACTGCACAATGGAGACGATTTCGAGGGGGAGGTCGAGACGGGAGGCATCCTCATACTTCGTGTTCGTCAGACGCTCGTTGCTTTCCATCGCTTCCAGCGCCCCCTTCGTTCCGGTGAGGCTGCGCAGCGCGGTGAATCCTGTGATGAAGAACCCCTTGAAGTCGGAGGTGAGCTCCGGAGGGGTGCCGCCGAGCTCCAGTATCTTCGCCGACAGCAGGTCGATGTGCTTGCGGTGGTCCGCCTGGAAGAGGATCAGCTTCTCCTTGATGATCTGCTCGCTGACATTCTTGATGGCCTGGTCGTAGGCGTGCGTTGCGTCAACGTCGAGGTGAATCAACTTTTGCAGCTGATTGATAATTTCGTCCCGGGTCATTGCGGGTCCTCCTTATGTATTCTTTTTAATCATTTTAACATTGGGAGGGGGCATTACAAACCGCCCCGCAGAGGTGGGGAGGGTCCCTCCCTACCTCGCCGCATCTACTCGTTACATCTCGTTGTTTCTCTCCGCCGCGCGGTCGGCAAGGCTCGTCAGGATGCGCGGGGTAAAGCGTGACCGGCTCTCCCTCCCCAGATGCAGCACACCCCCGTACGCCGGGTCCGGCGCCGGGAGAAGGCGAGCGGCCAGTTCTGTCGCCCCTGCGTACACCCCGGGGAAGAGGGCGTTGCAGGCATGCATGAGGGTCGCCGGGAGCGAGATGATCAGCCGCGCGTCACCGTAGCGGCAGGCGTTCAGGATCTTGCGGGCGGCGGTGCGGGAGGAGCTGGAAAAGAGGGGGAAGGCATCGGAGATGGAGAACCAGGCGTACTCCTTCCGGTGCTGCCCCTTGAAAAAGGCGTGCAGGTGCGAGCCTGTGCGCATGAGCCCGGGAATGACCGTCGTCACCCGGATCCCGTCCTTCGCCAGTTCCGCCCGCAGCCCGTCGGAGAGGCCGGTGAGGGCGAACTTGCCGACCGAATAGGCCAGCAGGTGAGGGACCGCCACGATCCCCCCTATCGAGGATATATTCACGATGCGCCCGCCCCCCTGCCGGCGCATGAGCGGTGCGACAGCGCTCACCGTGTACAGCGGTGCCCAGGCGTAGATGTCCATGGCGTCGCGGAAGTCCTGCAGGTCCAGGTTCTCCATCGGGGCGACCTGCACGATCCCCGCATTGTTGACGAGTACGTCGATGCG
The DNA window shown above is from Geomonas sp. RF6 and carries:
- a CDS encoding DUF2795 domain-containing protein; its protein translation is MANVGRGGGHSPANITKHLKGIDFPAQKEDLVKHAQHQKAEAVVLDEIKRMDDREYNSMADVMKAFGSERGGSDEGSSSKGSSSKGSSSSSSKGRSSSSSKK
- a CDS encoding DUF2383 domain-containing protein, with the translated sequence MTRDEIINQLQKLIHLDVDATHAYDQAIKNVSEQIIKEKLILFQADHRKHIDLLSAKILELGGTPPELTSDFKGFFITGFTALRSLTGTKGALEAMESNERLTNTKYEDASRLDLPLEIVSIVQSNLSDERYHLSFIREALASLNAR
- a CDS encoding SDR family NAD(P)-dependent oxidoreductase, with the protein product MNPTRKKSRALSFLLAGTAAAVVTSAMARRLRRVSFAGASVVITGGSRGLGLELARLFADERAAVTLLARDAEALERARLDLERRGADVLALQCDVANPHEVQQAVDQIMRYRRRIDVLVNNAGIVQVAPMENLDLQDFRDAMDIYAWAPLYTVSAVAPLMRRQGGGRIVNISSIGGIVAVPHLLAYSVGKFALTGLSDGLRAELAKDGIRVTTVIPGLMRTGSHLHAFFKGQHRKEYAWFSISDAFPLFSSSSRTAARKILNACRYGDARLIISLPATLMHACNALFPGVYAGATELAARLLPAPDPAYGGVLHLGRESRSRFTPRILTSLADRAAERNNEM